One genomic window of Solanum dulcamara chromosome 12, daSolDulc1.2, whole genome shotgun sequence includes the following:
- the LOC129877887 gene encoding uncharacterized protein LOC129877887 isoform X1 yields the protein MYEIAVIKEAENMTEERRVHPDCRNASNPYHECSEYCFKIIAEVKKQMIKAETGVLQANTVNVHHHSVVSSDGVEDAPDERDGLEGHTDADDQADGEDNMGEDSGNLTGRKKKLFELRLKMNKARKANQTAMVAEKKKTEAPPESRGMSKQKWIEERKKKIGKLLDANGLDMSNAYMLDTQESAEAKYKKWEKEPAPAGWDVFNQKTLYDAYKKRTKNVAVDVDEYNRMKEADPEFYREASSLQYGKAPKLSDDKIERMVKELKDRDEKRQSFSRRRKFHEEKDIDSINDRNEHFNKKIERAFGKYTLEIKNNLERGTALPD from the exons atgtat GAAATTGCTGTGATAAAGGAAGCTGAGAACATGACTGAAGAAAGAAGAGTTCACCCAGATTGTCGGAATGCTTCAAACCCTTATCATGAATGCAGCGAATATTGCTTTAAGATAATAGCGGAAGTAAAGAAGCAAATGATCAAAGCTGAAACAG GTGTATTGCAAGCTAATACTGTTAATGTTCATCACCACTCGGTTGTGAGTTCTGATGGGGTTGAAGATGCACCTGATGAAAGGGATGGTCTTGAAGGGCACACTGATGCAGATGATCAAGCCGATGGAGAGGATAATATGGGAGAAGACTCTGGGAATCTCACAGGGAGGAAGAAAAAGTTATTTGAATTGAGGTTAAAAATG AATAAGGCAAGAAAAGCTAACCAAACTGCAATGGTAGCagagaagaaaaaaacagaAGCTCCACCAGAGTCTAGGGGAATGTCCAAGCAAAAATGGATTGaggaaaggaagaagaaaattggGAAGTTGTTAGATGCCAATGGATTAGATATGAGCAATGCATATATGCTAGATACACAAGAGTCTGCAGAGGCAAAGTATAAGAAGTGGGAGAAGGAGCCTGCTCCAGCTGGTTGGGATG TTTTTAATCAGAAAACACTATACGATGCATACAAGAAGCGGACAAAGAATGTTGCTGTTGATGTAGATGAGTACAATAGAATGAAGGAAGCTGACCCAGAATTTTATCGAGAAGCTTCTAGTCTCCAGTATGGGAAG GCACCAAAATTATCAGACGACAAGATAGAGAGGATGGTGAAGGAGCTCAAGGACAGGGACGAGAAACGCCAATCATTTAGTCGGAGGAGAAAGTTCCACGAAGAGAAAGACATTGACTCTATTAATGATCGTAACGAGCACTTCAATAAAAAGATTGAGCGTGCCTTTGGAAAATACACCTTGGAGATCAAGAATAACCTTGAGAGAGGAACTGCTTTGCCTGATTGA
- the LOC129877887 gene encoding uncharacterized protein LOC129877887 isoform X2: protein MTEERRVHPDCRNASNPYHECSEYCFKIIAEVKKQMIKAETGVLQANTVNVHHHSVVSSDGVEDAPDERDGLEGHTDADDQADGEDNMGEDSGNLTGRKKKLFELRLKMNKARKANQTAMVAEKKKTEAPPESRGMSKQKWIEERKKKIGKLLDANGLDMSNAYMLDTQESAEAKYKKWEKEPAPAGWDVFNQKTLYDAYKKRTKNVAVDVDEYNRMKEADPEFYREASSLQYGKAPKLSDDKIERMVKELKDRDEKRQSFSRRRKFHEEKDIDSINDRNEHFNKKIERAFGKYTLEIKNNLERGTALPD, encoded by the exons ATGACTGAAGAAAGAAGAGTTCACCCAGATTGTCGGAATGCTTCAAACCCTTATCATGAATGCAGCGAATATTGCTTTAAGATAATAGCGGAAGTAAAGAAGCAAATGATCAAAGCTGAAACAG GTGTATTGCAAGCTAATACTGTTAATGTTCATCACCACTCGGTTGTGAGTTCTGATGGGGTTGAAGATGCACCTGATGAAAGGGATGGTCTTGAAGGGCACACTGATGCAGATGATCAAGCCGATGGAGAGGATAATATGGGAGAAGACTCTGGGAATCTCACAGGGAGGAAGAAAAAGTTATTTGAATTGAGGTTAAAAATG AATAAGGCAAGAAAAGCTAACCAAACTGCAATGGTAGCagagaagaaaaaaacagaAGCTCCACCAGAGTCTAGGGGAATGTCCAAGCAAAAATGGATTGaggaaaggaagaagaaaattggGAAGTTGTTAGATGCCAATGGATTAGATATGAGCAATGCATATATGCTAGATACACAAGAGTCTGCAGAGGCAAAGTATAAGAAGTGGGAGAAGGAGCCTGCTCCAGCTGGTTGGGATG TTTTTAATCAGAAAACACTATACGATGCATACAAGAAGCGGACAAAGAATGTTGCTGTTGATGTAGATGAGTACAATAGAATGAAGGAAGCTGACCCAGAATTTTATCGAGAAGCTTCTAGTCTCCAGTATGGGAAG GCACCAAAATTATCAGACGACAAGATAGAGAGGATGGTGAAGGAGCTCAAGGACAGGGACGAGAAACGCCAATCATTTAGTCGGAGGAGAAAGTTCCACGAAGAGAAAGACATTGACTCTATTAATGATCGTAACGAGCACTTCAATAAAAAGATTGAGCGTGCCTTTGGAAAATACACCTTGGAGATCAAGAATAACCTTGAGAGAGGAACTGCTTTGCCTGATTGA
- the LOC129877888 gene encoding aquaporin PIP2-7-like — protein sequence MTKDVIEEGQGHHHGKDYVDPPPAPLFDMAELTKWSFYRALIAEFIATLLFLYVTVATVIGHKKLNAVDQCDGVGILGIAWAFGGMIFVLVYCTAGISGGHINPAVTFGLFLARKVSLIRAVGYIIAQSLGAICGVGFVKAFMKHYYNIEGGGANFVQPGYNKGTALGAEIIGTFVLVYTVFSATDPKRSARDSHVPVLAPLPIGFAVFMVHLATIPITGTGINPARSFGAAVIYNKDKIWDDQWIFWVGPMVGAMIAAIYHQFVLRAGAVKALGSFRSNQTN from the exons atgacaaAGGACGTAATTGAAGAAGGACAAGGTCATCACCATGGAAAAGACTATGTTGACCCTCCTCCAGCTCCCCTTTTTGACATGGCTGAGCTCActaaatggtcattttacagaGCCCTTATAGCTGAATTCATTGCCACCCTTCTCTTCCTCTATGTTACCGTCGCCACCGTTATCGGACACAAGAAACTCAACGCTGTCGACCAATGTGATGGTGTTGGCATTCTTGGAATTGCTTGGGCTTTTGGTGGCATGATCTTTGTACTTGTTTACTGCACTGCCGGCATTTCTG GTGGTCATATTAACCCGGCGGTGACTTTTGGGTTGTTCTTGGCAAGGAAAGTGTCATTGATAAGAGCAGTTGGTTATATTATTGCACAGTCACTTGGTGCTATTTGTGGTGTTGGTTTCGTGAAGGCGTTTATGAAGCATTACTACAACATAGAAGGTGGTGGTGCTAACTTTGTGCAACCTGGTTACAACAAAGGCACTGCTTTGGGTGCTGAGATTATTGGAACTTTTGTTCTTGTTTACACTGTCTTCTCTGCTACTGATCCAAAGAGAAGCGCTCGCGATTCCCACGTCCCT GTTTTGGCTCCTCTGCCAATTGGATTTGCTGTTTTCATGGTTCATTTGGCCACTATTCCCATTACTGGAACTGGTATCAACCCAGCTAGGAGTTTTGGAGCTGCTGTCATTTACAACAAGGACAAAATCTGGGATGACCAA TGGATATTCTGGGTTGGACCAATGGTGGGAGCGATGATAGCAGCGATATACCATCAGTTTGTATTGAGAGCTGGAGCTGTTAAAGCTTTGGGATCTTTCCGCAGCAACCAAACCAACTAA